From Bacteroidales bacterium, one genomic window encodes:
- the recQ gene encoding DNA helicase RecQ codes for MVSSEALHKKLKEFFGFDTFKGDQEVVIKNLIAGNNTFVIMPTGGGKSLCYQLPALVMEGTAIVISPLIALMKNQVDAIRGFVANSDGIAHFLNSSLNKAQVQEVKDDLLKGVTKLLYVAPESLTKDENIQLLKQCHISFYAVDEAHCISEWGHDFRPEYRRILPIVQEIGAAPIIALTATATPKVQSDIQKNLGMMDAKVFKTSFNRPNLYYEIRPKINAEKEIIKFIKNNPGKSGIIYCLSRKKVEEMAELLCVNGIKALPYHAGLDAATRATNQDKFLMEDVDVIVATIAFGMGIDKPDVRFVIHYNMPKSLEGYYQETGRAGRDGGEGQCIAFYSFKDILKLEKFMQSKPLAEQEIGKQLLNETVAYAESNQCRRKTLLNYFGEVYKQDNCGACDNCLHPQPKFEGKEYFVTLFQLIRSMKESFKSDHLANILGGVMNSIIKSYNHHHSRFFGVMPDKDDKFWLAVIRQACVMQFLKKDIEQYGLISLTPKGKEYLEKPYSIKITEDRKFEDTDEDESITNDAEKHGGGGGDLQLLAILKDLRRSVSKKLGLPPFVIFSDPALEEMSIKYPITLEELKDCQGVGEGKAKKYGKEFIELIDKYVKENEIDRPTDDFVMKTIGTNSANKIFIISSIDRRLPLDEIANAKNMDMDDLYSVIESIVNSGTRINIDYYIKQVVDEDKIADIYDYFKEEAETDSLIDAEKALGPDYSEEEVRLVRIKFLSEVGN; via the coding sequence GTGGTATCATCGGAAGCACTACATAAAAAGCTGAAAGAGTTTTTTGGCTTTGACACTTTTAAGGGTGACCAGGAAGTTGTCATTAAAAATCTGATTGCAGGAAATAATACTTTTGTTATCATGCCTACAGGTGGCGGCAAATCTCTTTGTTATCAGCTGCCTGCATTGGTGATGGAGGGTACTGCCATAGTTATTTCTCCGCTGATAGCGTTGATGAAAAATCAGGTTGACGCCATTCGCGGCTTTGTTGCAAATAGTGATGGCATTGCGCATTTCTTAAATTCTTCCCTTAATAAGGCGCAGGTGCAAGAGGTTAAAGATGACCTGCTTAAAGGAGTTACAAAACTTTTGTACGTTGCTCCCGAGTCTTTGACAAAAGATGAAAATATTCAGCTTTTAAAGCAATGCCATATCTCTTTTTACGCGGTAGATGAGGCCCATTGTATTTCTGAGTGGGGACATGATTTCCGTCCCGAGTACAGGAGGATACTCCCGATAGTTCAGGAGATAGGGGCTGCCCCCATAATTGCCTTGACGGCAACGGCAACTCCAAAGGTTCAGTCTGATATTCAGAAGAATCTGGGGATGATGGATGCTAAAGTTTTTAAGACATCATTCAACAGACCAAACCTTTATTATGAAATCCGTCCAAAAATAAATGCTGAGAAAGAGATTATAAAGTTTATCAAAAATAATCCCGGCAAGAGCGGAATAATATATTGCCTTAGCCGCAAAAAGGTGGAGGAAATGGCTGAGTTGCTGTGCGTTAACGGAATCAAGGCATTGCCTTATCATGCCGGCTTGGATGCAGCAACAAGAGCTACAAACCAGGATAAATTTTTGATGGAGGACGTAGATGTTATTGTTGCGACAATAGCGTTTGGAATGGGTATTGATAAGCCCGATGTCCGTTTTGTTATCCATTATAATATGCCTAAGTCTTTGGAAGGTTATTATCAGGAGACGGGGCGTGCAGGCCGTGACGGCGGTGAGGGACAATGCATTGCTTTCTACAGTTTTAAGGATATTCTTAAGCTGGAGAAATTTATGCAAAGCAAACCTCTTGCAGAACAGGAGATAGGGAAGCAGCTTCTTAATGAGACAGTTGCTTATGCGGAATCTAATCAATGCCGCAGAAAGACTTTGCTGAATTATTTTGGTGAAGTTTACAAACAGGATAATTGCGGGGCGTGCGATAATTGTTTGCATCCGCAGCCTAAGTTTGAAGGAAAAGAGTATTTTGTTACGCTGTTCCAGTTGATTCGCTCAATGAAGGAGAGTTTTAAAAGCGACCATCTTGCAAATATATTGGGCGGTGTAATGAATTCAATTATAAAGTCTTACAATCATCATCACAGCCGCTTTTTTGGAGTAATGCCGGACAAGGACGATAAGTTCTGGCTGGCTGTTATCCGCCAGGCATGCGTAATGCAATTCTTAAAGAAAGATATTGAACAGTATGGGTTGATATCATTGACTCCAAAGGGGAAGGAGTATTTGGAGAAACCTTATTCAATCAAGATTACTGAGGACAGGAAGTTTGAGGATACGGATGAGGATGAGTCAATTACAAATGACGCTGAAAAACATGGCGGCGGCGGCGGAGATCTTCAGCTGCTGGCTATTCTTAAAGATTTAAGACGTTCCGTATCAAAGAAATTGGGTCTTCCTCCATTTGTAATATTCTCAGATCCTGCGCTGGAGGAGATGTCAATCAAGTACCCGATTACCCTTGAGGAACTTAAAGATTGCCAGGGAGTTGGTGAAGGCAAGGCAAAAAAATACGGGAAAGAATTCATAGAGCTGATAGATAAATATGTGAAGGAGAATGAGATAGACAGGCCTACGGATGATTTCGTAATGAAAACTATCGGGACAAATTCTGCCAATAAAATATTTATCATTTCAAGTATTGACAGAAGGTTGCCGCTTGATGAGATTGCAAATGCAAAGAATATGGACATGGATGATTTGTATTCTGTGATTGAATCTATCGTGAACTCAGGTACTCGCATTAACATAGACTATTACATAAAGCAAGTTGTTGATGAAGACAAGATTGCAGATATCTATGATTATTTTAAGGAAGAGGCGGAGACAGATTCTTTGATAGATGCTGAGAAAGCTCTTGGCCCGGATTATTCAGAAGAGGAAGTGCGTCTTGTAAGAATTAAATTTCTGTCAGAAGTTGGAAATTAA
- a CDS encoding YigZ family protein gives MGAQKTLLSDSYLSIASLSEGAYKDNGSRFLSFAYPCTSAEQADEILTSIRKKYYDATHHCYAYRLGREGDTFRINDDGEPSSTAGRPIYGQILSNNLSDILLVVVRYFGGVKLGVPGLIKAYKTAAAEAIANSKIITKISTERYKIIFDYPSADKILKELKKLGIEAQNKKFESECSVEADIRLTDIERLTGTFKRDSHISFTKIEQEKSDNKKTKV, from the coding sequence ATGGGCGCACAGAAAACTTTACTCTCCGACAGTTATTTGAGTATTGCTTCCCTTTCAGAAGGGGCATACAAAGATAACGGGAGCCGTTTTCTTTCCTTCGCCTACCCCTGCACTTCCGCAGAACAGGCAGATGAAATCCTAACAAGCATAAGAAAAAAGTATTACGACGCTACGCACCATTGCTATGCGTACAGACTTGGCAGAGAAGGAGATACATTCAGAATAAATGATGACGGAGAACCCTCTTCCACGGCAGGACGTCCTATTTACGGGCAAATACTTTCAAACAATTTAAGCGATATTCTTCTGGTGGTTGTCAGATACTTTGGCGGCGTTAAGCTGGGAGTTCCCGGACTTATCAAAGCCTACAAAACGGCGGCGGCAGAAGCCATCGCGAACTCAAAAATTATCACAAAAATTTCTACTGAACGCTATAAGATAATTTTTGACTACCCATCTGCAGACAAGATTTTAAAAGAGCTGAAAAAACTTGGAATAGAGGCGCAAAATAAAAAATTCGAGAGCGAATGCTCAGTAGAGGCTGATATAAGGCTGACTGATATAGAGAGACTTACAGGGACATTTAAAAGAGACAGCCATATCTCCTTCACTAAAATTGAGCAAGAAAAATCAGATAATAAAAAGACTAAAGTATAG
- a CDS encoding agmatinase family protein, which yields MEKFDVNGVGVPNGNYFGMPYGADECPVVIVSVPWDATVSYSVGTSKGPKAIIDASIQVDLFDEGIANSENLKIGTAKTFVAGAAENSKSAGNKNAKSKENDVKFFAAEDYIELISKDARAKAEKVIDALAGGEKQSKMQKLIDEVNAASEEMNEIVEGICRDYNKENKIVGVVGGEHSVTFGAVKAAAEMVAEQARKAGKGATAELGVLQIDAHADLRKAYEGFEYSHASIMYNILHKIKGVKTLCQVGIRDFCKDEYDLMNGNKSLKVFTDAGIKSALYGGRMTWDEICDGIIDVLPDNVYVSFDIDGLEPSCCPNTGTPVPGGLTWGEAVYLLRKLSGRKRIIGFDLCEVAPASAKGKMAAGGEKNEWDANVGARLLHKLCLFAVRSLQK from the coding sequence ATGGAAAAATTTGATGTTAACGGAGTGGGCGTTCCTAATGGGAATTATTTTGGGATGCCTTATGGGGCAGACGAGTGCCCGGTTGTTATCGTTTCTGTCCCGTGGGATGCAACTGTCTCATATTCAGTAGGTACCTCAAAAGGACCAAAGGCAATTATTGACGCCTCTATTCAAGTGGACCTATTTGACGAGGGAATTGCAAATTCAGAAAATTTGAAAATCGGAACTGCAAAAACTTTTGTTGCTGGAGCTGCGGAGAACTCAAAAAGTGCGGGAAATAAAAATGCTAAAAGTAAAGAGAATGATGTAAAGTTTTTTGCCGCGGAAGATTATATAGAGCTGATTAGCAAGGATGCGCGGGCAAAGGCGGAAAAAGTTATAGATGCGCTTGCCGGAGGGGAGAAGCAGAGTAAAATGCAGAAGCTTATAGATGAGGTTAATGCGGCATCCGAGGAGATGAATGAAATTGTAGAGGGAATCTGTCGGGATTACAATAAAGAGAACAAAATTGTGGGCGTTGTTGGGGGAGAACATAGTGTGACTTTTGGCGCTGTTAAGGCGGCGGCGGAAATGGTTGCGGAGCAGGCTAGAAAAGCTGGAAAAGGAGCGACTGCGGAACTTGGTGTGCTGCAGATAGATGCGCATGCAGATTTGAGAAAGGCCTATGAGGGTTTTGAATATTCTCATGCCTCAATCATGTATAATATTTTGCATAAGATTAAGGGCGTCAAGACTTTATGCCAGGTTGGAATTAGAGATTTTTGCAAGGACGAGTATGATTTGATGAACGGCAATAAATCTTTAAAGGTCTTTACGGATGCGGGAATTAAATCTGCGCTTTACGGCGGACGGATGACCTGGGATGAAATATGCGATGGCATTATTGATGTTTTGCCGGATAATGTTTACGTAAGCTTTGATATTGACGGACTTGAGCCATCCTGCTGTCCTAATACAGGCACTCCTGTTCCCGGCGGGCTTACGTGGGGAGAGGCTGTGTACTTGCTTAGGAAACTGTCGGGAAGAAAAAGAATAATTGGATTTGACCTTTGCGAGGTTGCGCCTGCTTCTGCAAAAGGCAAGATGGCGGCCGGCGGAGAGAAGAATGAATGGGACGCAAACGTCGGGGCACGGCTATTGCATAAACTTTGCCTGTTTGCTGTCAGAAGTTTGCAAAAATAG
- the pyrB gene encoding aspartate carbamoyltransferase translates to MPKSLISISDFTKEEMLHVLEVAREFEEKKSQTFLHDKVIACLFFEPSTRTRLSFETASNRLGARVIGFSDAANTSVSKGETLKDTIKMVSNYVDLIVMRHPLEGAARYASEVASVPVINAGDGANQHPTQTMLDLYTIKQTQGTLENLNVDMVGDLKYGRTVHSLLQALSYFSPEFMFTAPEELSMPEEYKDFLKHKKISFKETKDLAEGLNQADILYMTRVQRERFTDPIEYEKVKNCYRLTADMLGDCKKNMRILHPLPRVTEIAQDVDDTPFAYYFKQAENGMYVRMAIISYLLGYR, encoded by the coding sequence ATGCCAAAAAGTTTAATTTCCATTTCAGATTTTACAAAGGAAGAGATGCTTCATGTACTGGAAGTTGCGCGGGAATTTGAGGAGAAAAAATCTCAAACTTTCCTGCATGATAAAGTCATAGCATGCCTGTTCTTTGAGCCTTCCACCAGGACCAGGCTGAGTTTTGAGACCGCCTCAAACAGACTGGGAGCCAGGGTAATAGGATTTTCAGATGCAGCCAACACCAGCGTTTCAAAAGGGGAAACTTTAAAGGATACCATAAAAATGGTCTCCAACTATGTAGACCTGATTGTGATGCGCCATCCTCTGGAGGGTGCGGCAAGATACGCTTCTGAAGTAGCATCTGTCCCTGTCATAAACGCCGGCGACGGAGCAAACCAGCATCCGACTCAAACCATGCTGGATCTCTACACCATTAAGCAGACTCAGGGGACATTGGAAAATCTAAACGTGGATATGGTTGGAGATTTAAAATATGGACGCACCGTACACTCTCTGCTTCAGGCACTTTCATACTTTTCTCCAGAATTTATGTTCACCGCTCCGGAAGAACTTTCCATGCCGGAAGAGTACAAAGATTTCCTAAAGCACAAAAAAATCTCTTTCAAAGAGACAAAGGATTTGGCAGAGGGACTGAATCAGGCAGATATCCTCTATATGACAAGGGTTCAAAGGGAGCGTTTCACAGATCCAATTGAATATGAGAAGGTAAAGAACTGCTACAGGTTAACTGCTGATATGCTTGGAGATTGCAAGAAAAACATGAGAATCCTCCACCCTCTTCCAAGAGTAACGGAAATTGCTCAAGACGTGGATGATACCCCTTTTGCATACTACTTCAAGCAGGCGGAAAACGGAATGTACGTAAGAATGGCAATCATCTCTTACCTGCTGGGATACAGATAA
- a CDS encoding FKBP-type peptidyl-prolyl cis-trans isomerase, whose product MKILKSLAVCALCAMVVASCGKKTTKIEGVSQAEIDSVSYAVGVSFGGMLKASSMEGLNYGVIMKAMKAYMAGDTTLKIKENDCGPVIQRYMMKAQEAMAKVKQEEEKKFMASNKTKDGVKETPDGLQYKIEKPGNENKPAPEDTVEVNYKGTTLDGTVFDSSYDRGETVKFPLNAVIKGWTEGLQFIGEGGKETLWIPFDLGYGPRQMGPKLPAYSTLIFNVELVKVTKAAAKPAAATAAPVK is encoded by the coding sequence ATGAAGATTTTAAAATCACTAGCAGTTTGCGCTTTATGCGCAATGGTTGTTGCTTCTTGCGGAAAGAAGACGACTAAGATTGAGGGCGTAAGCCAGGCAGAAATTGACTCTGTCAGCTATGCCGTTGGTGTTTCTTTTGGCGGAATGCTTAAGGCTTCTTCTATGGAAGGTCTTAATTATGGCGTTATTATGAAGGCCATGAAGGCTTACATGGCCGGAGACACAACTTTAAAGATTAAGGAAAATGATTGTGGTCCTGTCATTCAAAGGTATATGATGAAGGCTCAGGAGGCTATGGCAAAGGTTAAACAAGAGGAGGAGAAGAAGTTTATGGCTTCTAATAAAACTAAAGATGGCGTAAAGGAGACTCCCGATGGTTTGCAGTATAAGATTGAGAAACCTGGTAATGAAAACAAGCCGGCTCCGGAGGATACCGTTGAGGTTAACTATAAGGGTACAACTTTGGACGGAACAGTATTTGACTCTTCTTATGACAGAGGAGAAACTGTTAAATTCCCTCTAAATGCAGTTATCAAAGGCTGGACAGAAGGACTTCAGTTTATTGGAGAGGGTGGAAAAGAGACTTTGTGGATTCCATTTGATTTGGGATATGGTCCAAGACAGATGGGTCCTAAATTGCCTGCTTATTCTACTTTGATTTTCAACGTTGAACTTGTAAAAGTTACAAAGGCTGCTGCTAAACCTGCAGCTGCAACTGCTGCTCCTGTTAAGTAG
- a CDS encoding KpsF/GutQ family sugar-phosphate isomerase: MKISKNNLKDLAVNVIKKEAEAVSNLTPYIDDKFIEVLNLIYSSKGRLIVTGIGKSALIGNKIVATMNSTGTPSIFMHAADAIHGDLGIVQPDDVVMCISKSGNTPEIKVLVPLIARMGNKIIALVSNADSFLAQHADYIIRATVAEEASPNNLAPTSSTTTQLVMGDAMAVCLLKMRGFSQEDFAKYHPGGSLGKRLYLRVADVIDKSVRPWVDQDENIQNTIINISQNRLGATVVLDKNDQMLGIITDGDVRRMVERGKPLETLKAKDIMSHNPKQIDINELAVNAFNIMQKNKITSVVVMEDGKYAGLVHIHDILREGIV, encoded by the coding sequence ATGAAAATTTCAAAGAATAATCTCAAGGATTTAGCAGTTAACGTCATAAAAAAAGAGGCGGAGGCCGTTAGCAATCTTACTCCATATATAGATGATAAATTCATAGAGGTCTTAAACCTCATTTACAGTTCAAAAGGACGTCTTATTGTTACGGGCATAGGAAAGAGCGCCCTGATAGGCAACAAGATAGTGGCGACTATGAATTCAACCGGCACACCTTCTATTTTTATGCATGCCGCAGATGCAATCCACGGAGATTTGGGAATTGTTCAGCCGGATGATGTTGTTATGTGTATCTCAAAAAGCGGCAATACTCCGGAGATAAAAGTCCTTGTTCCGCTGATTGCAAGAATGGGAAATAAAATTATCGCTCTGGTATCAAATGCAGACTCTTTTTTAGCACAGCATGCAGATTATATTATCAGAGCAACTGTCGCGGAGGAAGCTAGTCCCAACAATTTGGCGCCAACTTCTTCTACCACAACTCAGCTGGTTATGGGGGATGCCATGGCGGTCTGCCTGCTTAAGATGAGAGGCTTCTCCCAGGAAGATTTTGCAAAGTATCACCCGGGAGGTTCACTTGGCAAACGCCTGTACCTGAGGGTTGCAGATGTTATTGACAAGAGCGTGCGCCCATGGGTTGACCAGGATGAAAATATTCAAAATACCATCATAAATATTTCTCAGAACCGCCTTGGTGCTACGGTAGTTCTGGACAAAAATGACCAAATGCTGGGAATAATTACAGACGGAGATGTCCGCAGAATGGTTGAGCGCGGCAAACCGCTGGAAACTCTTAAGGCAAAGGATATTATGTCCCACAATCCCAAGCAGATAGATATCAATGAGCTTGCGGTGAATGCGTTTAACATAATGCAGAAAAACAAAATCACATCTGTGGTTGTAATGGAGGATGGCAAGTATGCAGGTCTTGTCCACATTCATGATATTTTGAGGGAAGGTATTGTCTAA
- the miaA gene encoding tRNA (adenosine(37)-N6)-dimethylallyltransferase MiaA: MMSDSSKTLTIILGPTAAGKTEYAIKLAKEIGSPIISCDSRQIFKELNIGVARPSLEQLAEVKHYFIATNSITEHYTAGRFEIEALALMDELFKTHDRLVMCGGSGLYIDAVCNGLDDFPAADLDLRAQLTERLEKEGLESLRYDLKRLDPESYETIDIANPQRVVRALEVTLQTGRKFSDWKTGGVAASGNAPAMPHKQRPFKIEKIGITRNRAELYERINMRVDNMISAGLLDEVKGLQKYRVLQQSLVPGERMERSDFKRSGAVTPEYPSLRTVGYRELFDYLDCKTNLATAADLIKRNTRRYAKRQLTWWGRDNSIKWNNLSGTKN, encoded by the coding sequence ATGATGTCAGACTCTTCCAAAACTCTCACAATAATTTTAGGTCCTACTGCTGCGGGAAAGACAGAATATGCAATTAAACTTGCAAAAGAAATTGGCTCGCCTATAATTAGTTGTGACTCACGACAGATTTTCAAAGAATTAAATATTGGGGTGGCGCGCCCATCATTGGAGCAGCTTGCGGAGGTCAAGCATTATTTCATTGCCACAAATTCCATAACAGAACATTATACCGCAGGACGCTTTGAGATTGAGGCGCTTGCGTTGATGGATGAATTGTTCAAGACTCACGACAGACTTGTAATGTGCGGAGGCAGCGGACTTTACATAGATGCTGTGTGCAACGGGCTGGATGATTTCCCAGCAGCCGATTTGGACTTGCGGGCGCAACTCACTGAGCGTCTGGAAAAAGAGGGGCTGGAGAGTTTGCGCTATGACCTTAAGAGGCTGGACCCGGAATCCTATGAGACCATAGATATAGCTAATCCCCAGAGAGTTGTAAGGGCGCTGGAAGTCACATTGCAAACCGGCCGCAAATTTTCCGATTGGAAAACCGGCGGGGTTGCCGCATCCGGCAACGCACCCGCCATGCCTCACAAGCAAAGACCGTTCAAAATTGAAAAAATCGGGATAACCCGCAATCGCGCAGAGCTTTATGAGCGTATCAATATGCGAGTTGATAATATGATTTCTGCCGGCTTGCTTGATGAAGTGAAGGGGCTGCAAAAGTACAGAGTTCTCCAGCAGTCGCTGGTGCCCGGCGAACGCATGGAGCGCAGCGACTTTAAGCGAAGTGGCGCTGTAACACCTGAGTATCCCTCTTTGCGCACGGTAGGCTACCGGGAACTATTTGACTATCTGGACTGCAAAACAAACCTCGCAACCGCCGCAGACCTCATCAAACGCAACACCCGCCGCTACGCCAAACGCCAGCTAACCTGGTGGGGACGAGACAATTCAATCAAATGGAATAACCTGTCGGGAACAAAAAATTAG
- a CDS encoding ABC transporter ATP-binding protein/permease has translation MKSFKRLLNYARPFKRFWPGYLVLSIFSVIFGVANYALVDPLLTVLFEPNTVQAAAAANADKVAHFSLSVQYFKDVFQYEMDKIFMQSGPLSALLFVCIILIMASFLSNVTRYWSQVILIKMRARIMKNIRTDLFRKVSTLHVGYFHSHQKGDVLSRISNDVTEVQNGVANSFHILFREPLLIIGFLAGLFYMSPKLTLVTLLTIPFSAIVIGKIAHKLRKKAVTTQQLMGRIVSHFDEAMSGIRIIKAFNGQKYVQNNFEISNVAHQKNSRRMSYRQELASPISEFLGITIAAAVLFYGGWLQIHGQLGLDMPAFVVYIAFYWRVLEPAKNISTAYASIERGMVSGERLFAVLDVENPIKEKEEAIELKDFTEDIEYRNVDFSYTPDVPVLKNICLKIPKGKMVAIVGPSGAGKSTFADMLPRFYDVTGGEVLIDNVDIKDYTLESLVAQMGIVTQDSILFNDSIYNNITFGAENVKKEDVINAAKIANAYDFIEQMPDKFETNIGDRGANLSGGQRQRVAIARAILKNPPILILDEATSSLDTESERLVQDALTKLMQNRTSIVIAHRLSTIRHADIIVVLRDGEIKEQGTHEELVAKGGLYSHLCQLQDFA, from the coding sequence ATGAAGTCATTTAAGAGATTATTAAATTATGCCAGGCCGTTTAAAAGGTTCTGGCCCGGATATCTTGTACTCTCCATATTCTCAGTTATTTTCGGCGTTGCTAATTATGCATTGGTTGACCCTTTGTTGACCGTTCTATTTGAGCCTAATACGGTGCAGGCGGCAGCGGCGGCAAACGCGGACAAGGTTGCCCATTTTTCTTTGAGCGTTCAATATTTTAAGGATGTCTTTCAGTATGAGATGGACAAAATATTTATGCAAAGCGGCCCTTTGAGCGCATTGCTTTTTGTCTGCATAATTTTAATCATGGCATCCTTTCTTTCCAATGTTACAAGATACTGGTCTCAGGTGATTCTCATTAAGATGCGGGCGCGCATCATGAAAAATATCAGAACGGATTTGTTTAGAAAAGTTTCCACTTTGCATGTCGGATATTTTCATTCCCATCAAAAGGGAGATGTGCTAAGCAGAATTTCCAATGACGTTACTGAAGTTCAAAACGGAGTTGCAAACAGTTTTCATATTTTATTCCGCGAGCCGCTTTTAATTATCGGATTCCTTGCCGGCTTGTTTTACATGTCTCCAAAATTAACGTTGGTGACTCTTCTGACCATACCTTTCTCAGCGATAGTTATTGGGAAAATTGCGCATAAGCTAAGGAAGAAAGCAGTTACTACTCAGCAGCTTATGGGAAGAATCGTAAGCCATTTTGATGAGGCTATGTCCGGCATAAGAATAATAAAAGCATTTAACGGACAGAAGTATGTTCAGAATAATTTTGAGATATCAAACGTTGCTCATCAGAAGAACAGTAGAAGGATGTCTTACCGTCAGGAGCTTGCCTCTCCCATATCTGAATTTTTGGGAATAACTATTGCCGCTGCGGTTTTGTTCTACGGAGGCTGGCTTCAGATTCATGGACAGCTTGGGCTGGATATGCCTGCCTTTGTTGTTTACATTGCTTTTTATTGGAGAGTCCTGGAGCCTGCTAAAAATATTTCAACGGCTTATGCAAGCATAGAGAGGGGAATGGTTAGCGGAGAGAGATTGTTTGCAGTTTTGGATGTTGAGAATCCAATCAAGGAGAAAGAAGAAGCGATTGAATTAAAGGATTTTACAGAGGATATAGAGTATCGCAATGTAGATTTTTCTTATACGCCGGATGTTCCGGTCTTAAAAAATATTTGCCTTAAAATTCCTAAGGGAAAAATGGTTGCAATAGTTGGTCCTTCCGGTGCGGGCAAGTCTACGTTTGCAGATATGCTTCCAAGATTTTATGATGTTACGGGCGGAGAAGTGCTGATTGATAATGTGGACATTAAGGACTATACGCTGGAATCCCTTGTAGCTCAAATGGGTATTGTTACCCAGGACTCCATTTTATTTAATGATTCTATTTACAATAATATAACTTTTGGTGCGGAAAACGTTAAGAAAGAGGATGTTATAAATGCCGCCAAAATTGCGAACGCTTATGATTTCATAGAGCAGATGCCGGATAAGTTTGAGACCAATATTGGAGACCGCGGCGCAAACTTGAGCGGCGGACAGAGACAGAGAGTGGCAATAGCAAGAGCTATTTTAAAGAATCCTCCTATTCTTATTCTTGATGAGGCAACATCATCGTTGGATACTGAGAGCGAGAGACTTGTACAAGATGCGCTTACAAAGCTGATGCAGAACAGAACGTCCATTGTGATTGCTCACAGGCTGAGTACTATTCGTCACGCAGATATTATTGTTGTACTTAGAGATGGCGAAATTAAAGAGCAGGGGACACATGAAGAGCTTGTAGCAAAGGGCGGTTTGTATTCGCATCTGTGTCAGCTGCAGGATTTTGCATAA